From Streptomyces durmitorensis, a single genomic window includes:
- a CDS encoding CpaF family protein has product MSLRDRMATPHDHGKGSDPSRDDSLVAVYRAKLLEEIDLAEMSSLTTADRRVRLERVMGHIISREGPVLSTSERSQLIRRVVDEALGLGVLEPLLADASITEIMVNGPDSIFVERAGRVEQLPLRFASNDQLMQTIERIVSTVNRRVDESNPMVDARLPTGERVNVIIPPLALTGATLTIRRFPRAYTLHELIGLGSLDEHMLLLLSAFVRARFNIIVSGGTGSGKTTLLNALSGLLPSHERIITIEDSAELQLQQDHVIRLESRPPNVEGKGQITIRDLVRNSLRMRPDRIIVGEVRGGETLDMLQAMSTGHDGSLATVHANTAEDALMRLQTLGSMSEVQIPFEALKDQINSAVDVVVQLARHADGSRKIAEIVLLVSHGREQFRIAPVTRFVANRPGGGGLDRRVHGYFEHLPLPRSVAERLYVAGEPVPPGFGVAQAIDALNTREAIG; this is encoded by the coding sequence ATGAGCCTCCGCGACCGCATGGCGACCCCGCACGACCACGGCAAGGGGAGCGACCCCAGCCGCGACGACAGCCTCGTGGCCGTCTACCGCGCCAAGCTCCTGGAAGAGATCGACCTCGCCGAGATGTCGTCCCTCACCACGGCGGACCGCAGGGTCCGCCTGGAACGCGTCATGGGGCACATCATCAGCCGAGAGGGCCCCGTCCTCTCGACGTCGGAGCGCTCCCAGCTCATCCGCCGCGTGGTGGACGAGGCCCTGGGACTCGGCGTACTCGAACCGCTCCTCGCCGACGCGTCCATCACGGAAATCATGGTGAACGGCCCGGACTCGATCTTCGTGGAGCGAGCCGGAAGGGTGGAGCAACTGCCCCTCCGATTCGCGTCGAACGACCAGCTCATGCAGACCATCGAGCGCATCGTCTCCACGGTCAACCGCCGCGTGGACGAGTCGAACCCGATGGTCGACGCGCGCCTGCCCACCGGCGAGCGAGTGAACGTGATCATCCCGCCGCTTGCCCTCACCGGCGCGACCCTCACCATCCGCCGCTTCCCCCGCGCGTACACGCTGCACGAGCTCATCGGCCTCGGCTCGCTCGACGAGCACATGCTGCTCCTGCTCTCCGCCTTCGTGCGCGCCCGCTTCAACATCATCGTCTCGGGCGGCACGGGCTCAGGGAAGACGACCCTCCTGAACGCCCTCTCCGGCCTCCTCCCGTCCCACGAACGCATCATCACCATCGAGGACTCGGCCGAACTGCAACTGCAGCAGGACCACGTGATCCGCCTCGAATCGCGCCCCCCGAACGTCGAGGGCAAGGGCCAGATCACCATCCGCGACCTGGTCCGCAACAGCCTGCGCATGCGCCCCGACCGCATCATCGTCGGCGAGGTCCGGGGCGGCGAGACGCTCGACATGCTCCAGGCGATGTCGACGGGCCACGACGGCTCACTCGCCACGGTCCACGCGAACACGGCGGAGGACGCCCTGATGCGCCTCCAGACCCTCGGCTCGATGTCGGAGGTCCAGATCCCCTTCGAGGCCCTGAAGGACCAGATCAACTCGGCGGTGGACGTGGTCGTCCAGCTCGCCCGGCACGCGGACGGCTCCCGCAAGATCGCCGAGATCGTTCTGCTCGTCTCGCACGGCCGCGAACAGTTCCGCATCGCCCCGGTGACCCGCTTCGTGGCCAACCGGCCGGGCGGCGGCGGCCTGGACCGCCGCGTGCACGGCTACTTCGAGCACCTGCCGCTGCCGCGCTCCGTCGCCGAGCGCCTCTACGTGGCGGGCGAGCCGGTGCCGCCAGGCTTCGGCGTGGCCCAGGCCATAGACGCACTGAACACGAGAGAGGCGATCGGATGA
- a CDS encoding TadE/TadG family type IV pilus assembly protein, translated as MLEFAGFLPILLLIGLAAIQLGLVGYAVNQAGSGARAAARVASQGEGGQAAGLAAMDGSLDAQVALSGGGDTTTAEVTVQVPTLLPFVDGGWSVTKSATMPNDEDEDGS; from the coding sequence ATGCTCGAATTCGCCGGCTTCCTCCCCATCCTGCTCCTCATCGGCCTGGCCGCGATCCAGCTCGGCCTGGTCGGGTACGCCGTCAACCAGGCCGGATCAGGCGCCCGCGCGGCAGCACGTGTCGCGTCCCAGGGCGAGGGCGGCCAGGCCGCGGGTCTGGCGGCGATGGACGGCAGCCTCGACGCGCAGGTCGCCCTCAGCGGGGGCGGCGACACGACCACGGCGGAGGTCACCGTCCAGGTCCCCACCCTCCTCCCCTTCGTGGACGGAGGCTGGTCCGTCACGAAGTCGGCCACCATGCCCAACGACGAAGACGAAGACGGGAGCTGA
- a CDS encoding AAA family ATPase, translating to MTTRILPAVGDLDAARALSTLIGQLPDAEPALPLADSTALLDTLARLASESLDELPEVVLIHERIGPVPALDLIRDLVLRFPAVGVVLITADTSPGLLTAAMDSGARGIVGFPLAYDALAERVHAAAAWSAGMRRHLGSGGMELYAGQGETPGGGHVVAVSGAKGGVGTTLATVQLALSARASGRSVALLDLDLQSGDVSSYLDVQFRRSIADLAAITDITPRVLQDAVYTHETGIGLLLAPGEGERGEEITDRVARQTLGALRSRYDIVLVDCGTYVTGASAAAIELADQAILLVTPDVVSVRAAKRMVRLWDRLQIRKAEETLTVVNRHGKGAEIQPSLVERVTGTRVARTTVPANFKELQGAVDAGRMQDLDSKSTVKQALWALAGELGLVDPEASGTSKRGALTLRKRIGGDRGAVTLEFAGMFPLLLAVMGLLWQCALYGYTFSLAGNAADEAARAATAAYAVGEGGAAACESAAKEHLPSAWQGAEVSCTDDGAVWKAHVDADVPLFFPGIDAGWSVSGEAGAAKEGEDQ from the coding sequence ATGACGACCCGCATCCTCCCCGCCGTAGGGGACCTGGACGCAGCCCGCGCGCTCTCGACGCTGATCGGGCAGCTGCCGGACGCCGAACCCGCGCTGCCCCTCGCCGACTCGACCGCGCTCCTGGACACCCTGGCCAGGCTCGCGTCCGAGTCCCTGGACGAGCTGCCCGAAGTCGTCCTGATCCATGAGCGCATCGGCCCCGTCCCCGCCCTCGACCTGATCCGCGACCTCGTTCTCCGCTTCCCCGCGGTGGGCGTCGTCCTCATCACCGCCGACACCAGCCCCGGCCTGCTCACCGCCGCGATGGACTCCGGCGCACGCGGCATCGTCGGCTTCCCGCTCGCCTACGACGCGCTCGCCGAGCGGGTGCACGCGGCGGCGGCCTGGTCGGCCGGTATGCGCCGGCACCTCGGCAGCGGAGGAATGGAGCTCTACGCCGGGCAGGGGGAGACCCCCGGCGGCGGCCATGTCGTCGCGGTGAGCGGCGCCAAGGGAGGGGTCGGGACCACCCTCGCCACCGTCCAACTCGCCCTGTCCGCACGCGCGTCCGGCCGCAGTGTCGCCCTCCTCGACCTGGACCTCCAGTCCGGTGACGTCTCCTCCTACCTGGACGTCCAGTTCCGCCGCTCCATCGCCGACCTCGCGGCCATCACCGACATCACGCCCCGCGTCCTCCAGGACGCCGTCTACACCCACGAGACCGGCATCGGCCTCCTCCTGGCCCCCGGCGAGGGCGAGCGGGGCGAGGAGATCACCGACCGGGTGGCCCGCCAGACGCTCGGCGCGCTGCGCAGCCGCTACGACATCGTGCTCGTCGACTGCGGTACGTACGTGACCGGGGCGAGCGCGGCAGCCATCGAACTCGCCGACCAGGCCATCCTGTTGGTCACCCCGGACGTCGTCTCCGTACGCGCCGCCAAGCGCATGGTCCGCCTGTGGGACCGCCTCCAGATCCGCAAGGCGGAGGAGACGCTCACGGTCGTCAACCGGCACGGCAAGGGCGCGGAGATCCAGCCCTCCCTGGTGGAACGGGTGACGGGGACACGGGTGGCCCGCACCACCGTCCCCGCCAACTTCAAGGAACTCCAGGGCGCGGTCGACGCCGGCCGCATGCAGGACCTGGACAGCAAGTCCACGGTGAAGCAGGCGCTGTGGGCTCTCGCGGGCGAGCTCGGCCTGGTGGACCCCGAGGCGTCCGGCACGAGCAAGCGCGGTGCGCTGACCCTCCGCAAGCGGATCGGCGGCGACCGGGGCGCGGTCACCCTGGAGTTCGCCGGGATGTTCCCGCTGCTGCTCGCCGTGATGGGCCTCCTGTGGCAGTGCGCGCTGTACGGCTACACGTTCTCCCTCGCGGGAAACGCCGCGGACGAGGCGGCGCGGGCGGCGACGGCCGCGTACGCGGTGGGCGAGGGCGGGGCCGCGGCGTGCGAGTCCGCCGCGAAGGAGCATCTGCCGTCGGCGTGGCAGGGCGCGGAGGTGTCCTGCACGGACGACGGGGCGGTCTGGAAGGCCCACGTGGACGCGGACGTGCCGCTGTTCTTCCCCGGGATCGACGCGGGGTGGAGCGTGAGCGGGGAGGCGGGGGCGGCGAAGGAGGGTGAGGACCAGTGA
- the cpaB gene encoding Flp pilus assembly protein CpaB, whose product MNSRQRRGVILLVLSVLAAFGAFAGVLSVIRDVNSKVGPEVAAYKLKGDIAPYKELSADQFEKVEMPERWLSENAVTDLRQVRGKIAVTELRKGSLLQTDMIVKRPELDPGQQEIAIMIDAATGVAGKITPGSTVNIYATFKGETDNAKDQSKVIVESAKVIDVGRLTALDPDQDDRSSRRTATEAVPITFALDTADAQRVAYAESFATHVRLALVGQGGESAIPRGDRTYTLDEDK is encoded by the coding sequence ATGAACTCACGCCAGCGCCGCGGCGTCATCCTGCTGGTCCTGTCGGTCCTGGCCGCGTTCGGCGCGTTCGCGGGTGTCCTCTCGGTGATCCGGGACGTGAACTCGAAGGTGGGGCCGGAGGTGGCCGCGTACAAGCTCAAGGGGGACATCGCCCCCTACAAGGAGCTGAGCGCGGACCAGTTCGAGAAGGTCGAGATGCCGGAGCGGTGGCTCTCGGAGAACGCGGTCACCGACCTGCGCCAGGTGCGCGGCAAGATCGCGGTCACGGAGCTGCGGAAGGGATCGCTGCTCCAGACGGACATGATCGTGAAGCGCCCGGAACTCGACCCGGGGCAGCAGGAGATCGCCATCATGATCGACGCGGCGACCGGCGTCGCGGGCAAGATCACGCCCGGTTCGACGGTGAACATCTACGCCACCTTCAAGGGCGAGACCGACAACGCCAAGGACCAGTCGAAGGTCATCGTCGAGTCCGCGAAGGTGATCGACGTGGGCAGGCTGACGGCGCTCGACCCCGACCAGGACGACCGCAGCAGCCGTCGTACGGCGACGGAGGCCGTGCCGATCACGTTCGCCCTGGACACGGCGGACGCGCAACGCGTGGCGTACGCGGAGTCGTTCGCGACGCACGTCCGCCTGGCCCTGGTGGGCCAGGGCGGGGAGAGCGCCATCCCGCGGGGCGACCGGACTTACACACTCGACGAGGACAAGTAG